One stretch of Aigarchaeota archaeon DNA includes these proteins:
- a CDS encoding DUF4405 domain-containing protein, which yields MISGARIAIFFSAIALGLVSLFTGLVLYFWPHAPRSGQLIIMGLNKTGWSDFHTYSSMIALLVVAVHLILNWKSVKLYVKCLKEM from the coding sequence GTGATTAGTGGTGCGAGAATCGCGATATTCTTCTCCGCGATAGCTCTCGGGCTCGTTAGCCTCTTTACTGGTCTGGTCCTATATTTCTGGCCTCATGCTCCTAGGTCAGGTCAGCTGATAATTATGGGATTGAATAAGACTGGCTGGTCCGACTTTCATACATACTCCTCGATGATAGCATTACTTGTGGTAGCAGTTCATTTGATTCTTAACTGGAAGTCAGTAAAGCTTTATGTAAAGTGTCTCAAAGAAATGTGA
- a CDS encoding BlaI/MecI/CopY family transcriptional regulator: MTSSKNEGEQIPITLKIKRKGFEVVVQGDIPTITKRLDALSDFIELLDEKLHFEAEKVEVEKPPSPQELSSVSTSDVPIIKPSKSTTENIVNIFQTPWGRQPRTLAEVIKALETNAVPDTPEKVSVYLARLVKKGFLRRIEKDGKWAYFHVAES, encoded by the coding sequence TTGACGTCCTCTAAAAATGAGGGTGAACAAATCCCAATCACGCTTAAGATAAAGAGGAAAGGGTTCGAGGTAGTGGTTCAGGGCGACATACCTACGATAACTAAACGGCTCGATGCCTTGTCAGATTTCATAGAATTACTCGACGAAAAGTTGCACTTTGAGGCCGAAAAAGTCGAAGTGGAAAAACCACCATCGCCCCAAGAGCTATCCTCAGTATCTACATCCGACGTTCCGATAATAAAGCCATCAAAAAGTACCACGGAAAACATAGTAAACATATTCCAAACACCTTGGGGGAGGCAGCCGCGCACTTTAGCAGAAGTTATTAAAGCTCTTGAAACGAATGCTGTACCGGATACTCCGGAGAAAGTCTCGGTATACTTGGCTAGGCTTGTGAAGAAGGGCTTCCTTAGGAGGATAGAAAAGGACGGCAAGTGGGCATACTTTCACGTTGCGGAGTCTTGA